The following are from one region of the Carassius auratus strain Wakin chromosome 43, ASM336829v1, whole genome shotgun sequence genome:
- the LOC113061821 gene encoding uncharacterized protein K02A2.6-like, which yields MSMIGTITAFDSNAEDWGTYVERVELYCEANDVADDKKVAVLLSVMGAKTYGLLRSLLTPEKPADKTFQQIVDILNEHLNPKPLLIAERFRFHKRNQAKGESIPEYIAELRRLSEHCQFGAGLADALRDRLVCGMHNESTQKRLLTEKDLTLDRALNIAISMETAAKDALELQQKTMECATNKLSLKLERKQKCYRCGKMSHDANDCWFKDKECRKCHKNGHIERVCKMGRQRIQKDRTHKVKRKSATVHQVTENETNTSSGTDDLSCLELYSIKETDRRVIWLTPEVSGVKLKMELDTGSALSVISAADYQRLFSKIPLQSTSVILKTYTGETVSPKGKLPVIVKYKENQQQLNLYVLENGGPALFGREWLRKIPVDWHTIKNLDVSQQVNNKETQKTLVQILENAEPVFQKGIGTLKGIKANLELEENTSPKFFKARPVPYAIRPKVEAELENLEKMGILTRVEWSEWATPIVPVIKKGKAGDVRICGDFKVTINPALHAVQYPLPRIEDIFASLSGGEHFSKIDLAQAYLQMEMDEKSKKFLTINTHKGLYQYNRLVFGIASAPALWQRAMDQVLQGIPGTQCYLDDIIVTGKDDSDHLQNLQRVLMRLCEYGLRANKEKCEFFKSQISYCGHVIDKDGLHKSQDKIEAVLKAPHPQNVSQLRSYLGLVNYYHKFLPNLSTVLHPLNALLQTKTQWKWSDSCEQAFQETKRLITSDVVLTHFNPSMPIRLACDASPYGIGAVLSHKFPDGTEKPIAFASRSLTTAERNYAQIDREALSLVWGVKKFHHYLYGQRFTLITDHQPLVSIFNVRKGVSAMASARLQRWSLFLGAHQYDIEYKGTKLHGNADGLSRLPLKLTEESKAMDPADVFQTSIVSQFPVTNATIQRETRNDPTLSKVYDITVHGWPTKGNSLYPAFAARREQLSVCQGTLMCGLRVVIPSKLRSKMLDTLHEGHLGTVKMKNLARSYMWWPGIDKQIEDLAKACPGCQKTQNSPPLAPLHPWEWPSTPWQRVHVDFAGPFKDSMFLIAVDAHSKWPEVVLMKTTTSEKTVSVLRTIFSRNGLPEQICTDNGRQFVSDEFQKFMKLNGVKHITSAPYHPATNGLAERFVQTFKKAIKAMDNDTISLQHKIDNFLFMYRNATHSTTGQTPAMMFLKRNLRSRLDLIKPDVRRDVENKQFVHMNNRQTRNFQVGQEVLARDYRLEKWQPGTITTRTGPLMYTVKVGDNTWRRHADQLVDRQTKSSLLPVSDSPDNVPDVNDKVNDAVETAPLTSVNTNDSEPQNDEPDGTIPVTPEQHPGSQRRYPERCRKPPQRLDL from the coding sequence ATGTCAATGATTGGAACAATCACCGCTTTTGATAGTAATGCTGAAGATTGGGGAACTTATGTGGAAAGAGTGGAATTATACTGTGAGGCTAATGATGTTGCAGATGATAAGAAGGTGGCTGTTTTGCTGAGCGTGATGGGAGCAAAGACGTATGGACTGCTCCGTAGTTTGTTAACCCCTGAAAAGCCAGCGGATAAAACATTTCAGCAAATAGTGGACAttctaaatgaacatttaaacccCAAACCCCTATTAATTGCGGAAAGATTCAGATTCCATAAGCGTAACCAAGCAAAAGGAGAAAGCATTCCTGAATATATAGCTGAGCTACGCCGATTGTCAGAACATTGTCAATTTGGAGCTGGACTGGCAGATGCATTAAGAGACAGGCTTGTGTGTGGAATGCACAATGAAAGCACACAAAAAAGACTGTTGACAGAAAAAGACTTGACACTCGATCGTGCACTGAACATAGCAATATCCATGGAGACTGCAGCAAAAGATGCATTGGAATTGCAACAAAAAACAATGGAATGTGCAACAAATAAGCTGTCACTGAAAttggaaagaaaacagaaatgttatCGCTGCGGAAAAATGTCTCATGATGCGAATGACTGCTGGTTCAAAGATAAAGAGTGCAGAAAATGCCATAAAAATGGGCACATCGAACGTGTATGCAAAATGGGCAGACAGAGGATACAAAAAGACAGAACACACAAAGTGAAACGTAAATCCGCCACTGTACATCAAGTTactgaaaatgaaacaaacacaagTTCAGGTACAGATGATCTTTCATGTTTGGAACTGTACAGTATTAAGGAGACTGATCGAAGAGTTATTTGGCTTACACCAGAAGTGTCAGGAGTCAAACTAAAAATGGAGTTAGACACTGGATCGGCCTTATCAGTCATCTCAGCAGCTGATTACCAGCGACTGTTCTCAAAAATACCACTGCAAAGCACATCAGTGATATTAAAGACCTATACTGGTGAAACAGTGTCTCCGAAAGGGAAATTACCAGTAATTGTGAAGTACAAAGAAAATCAGCAGCAACTGAACTTGTATGTGTTGGAAAATGGAGGGCCTGCATTGTTTGGACGTGAGTGGCTGAGGAAAATACCTGTGGACTGGCACACAATAAAAAACCTGGATGTGTCCCAGCAAGTCAATAACAAAGAGACACAAAAGACCCTAGTGCAAATTTTAGAAAATGCAGAACCTGTGTTTCAGAAAGGAATAGGAACACTTAAGGGAATAAAAGCAAATCTGGAGTTGGAAGAAAACACTTCTCCAAAATTCTTTAAAGCTCGCCCAGTCCCGTACGCAATTCGTCCCAAGGTGGAGGCAGAGCTGGAAAATTTGGAAAAAATGGGAATTCTGACAAGGGTTGAATGGAGCGAATGGGCAACACCCATAGTCCCAGTGATCAAAAAAGGGAAAGCAGGAGATGTGCGTATTTGCGGGGATTTTAAAGTGACCATTAATCCAGCGCTTCATGCAGTACAGTATCCCCTGCCACGCATTGAAGACATTTTTGCATCCTTGTCTGGTGGAGAACACTTCTCAAAAATTGACCTAGCCCAAGCTTACCTTCAAATGGAGATGGATGAGAAATCCAAGAAATTCTTGACCATCAACACACATAAAGGGCTCTATCAGTACAACCGTCTTGTTTTTGGAATTGCCTCAGCCCCTGCTTTGTGGCAGAGAGCGATGGACCAGGTGTTGCAGGGTATCCCGGGAACGCAGTGTTACCTGGATGATATCATTGTAACGGGGAAGGATGATTCAGATCACCTCCAAAACTTGCAACGGGTGCTGATGAGATTGTGTGAGTATGGACTAAGAGCCAACAAAGAAAAATGTGAGTTCTTTAAGTCTCAGATTTCTTACTGTGGTCATGTGATAGACAAAGATGGTCTACACAAGTCACAAGACAAAATTGAAGCTGTGCTAAAGGCGCCACACCCACAAAATGTGTCTCAACTGCGATCATATCTCGGACTTGTGAACTATTACCACAAATTTCTTCCAAACCTCTCCACTGTACTACATCCTTTGAATGCATTGTTGCAAACAAAGACACAGTGGAAATGGTCGGACAGCTGTGAACAAGCTTTCCAAGAGACCAAAAGGCTCATAACTTCTGATGTAGTGCTGACACACTTCAACCCATCTATGCCTATCAGACTGGCGTGCGATGCATCACCATATGGAATTGGCGCAGTGCTGTCACACAAGTTTCCAGATGGCACTGAAAAACCGATAGCCTTCGCATCTAGATCACTAACGACAGCAGAACGTAACTATGCACAAATAGACCGTGAAGCACTTAGTCTCGTGTGGGGTGTAAAAAAATTCCACCATTATCTGTATGGTCAAAGGTTTACCCTGATCACAGATCATCAGCCCTTGGTCTCGATCTTCAATGTTCGGAAGGGTGTCTCAGCGATGGCCTCAGCACGGCTGCAGCGTTGGTCACTCTTTTTGGGTGCTCACCAATATGATATCGAGTACAAAGGCACCAAACTACACGGTAATGCTGATGGCTTGTCACGTCTTCCACTAAAGTTGACAGAAGAGTCAAAGGCGATGGATCCAGCTGACGTGTTTCAAACCTCAATTGTGAGTCAGTTTCCTGTGACAAATGCCACTATTCAGAGAGAAACCCGCAATGACCCAACATTGTCTAAGGTCTATGATATCACTGTACATGGGTGGCCGACAAAAGGGAACTCCCTATATCCAGCATTCGCAGCGAGGAGAGAACAGCTTTCTGTGTGTCAAGGAACTCTAATGTGTGGCTTACGAGTCGTCATTCCCTCCAAATTGCGCAGTAAGATGCTGGACACACTGCATGAAGGACATTTGGgcactgtaaaaatgaaaaaccttGCCCGCAGTTACATGTGGTGGCCGGGAATCGACAAACAGATTGAGGATCTGGCAAAGGCTTGTCCAGGATGTCAAAAGACACAGAACTCTCCGCCATTAGCTCCCTTGCATCCCTGGGAATGGCCGTCAACACCGTGGCAAAGAGTGCATGTCGACTTTGCTGGACCATTCAAGGACTCAATGTTCTTGATCGCCGTGGACGCGCATTCTAAGTGGCCTGAAGTTGTTCTAATGAAGACAACCACATCCGAAAAGACTGTTTCTGTGCTAAGAACAATATTCTCCAGAAATGGGCTGCCAGAACAGATATGCACGGATAATGGACGACAGTTTGTCTCAGACGAGTTTCAGAAATTCATGAAGCTGAACGGAGTCAAGCACATTACTTCCGCACCATACCATCCTGCCACTAATGGCTTGGCAGAAAGGTTTGTACAAACCTTCAAGAAAGCAATAAAAGCAATGGATAATGACACTATCTCGCTCCAACACAAAATAGACAACTTCCTTTTCATGTACAGAAATGCCACTCACTCCACGACTGGTCAAACACCAGCGATGATGTTCCTGAAGAGGAATTTAAGATCTCGTTTGGATCTCATCAAACCTGATGTTCGACGAGATGTAGAAAACAAACAATTTGTGCACATGAACAATAGACAAACAAGAAACTTCCAAGTAGGACAAGAAGTCTTAGCACGTGACTACAGACTGGAAAAGTGGCAGCCAGGTACCATCACCACCAGAACTGGACCCTTGATGTACACAGTAAAGGTTGGAGACAACACATGGAGACGGCATGCAGATCAGCTGGTGGATCGGCAGACAAAATCCTCgctgttacctgtttctgattcACCTGACAATGTCCCTGATGTAAATGACAAGGTCAATGATGCTGTTGAGACTGCCCCTCTTACCTCAGTTAACACGAACGATTCTGAACCACAAAATGATGAACCAGATGGGACGATTCCAGTTACACCTGAACAGCACCCAGGTTCACAGAGACGTTATCCTGAGAGATGTAGGAAACCTCCCCAAAGGCTTGATTTGTAG